DNA sequence from the Leptospira limi genome:
CGTAAACAAATATCCTGTAAATAGTATCGGTAAAATCCTGAATAAGATTGAAGCCGAATCTCTCTCTTTTTAGAGTTTCCATCCAAAATCTGGAAAGGATTCCAAATAAAATGGCAATCCTGGGGCGGTCAACTGTTCCAAATGTTTCCAATTTTTGGTGATCCATCGCCTTTCCACATAATCGCAGTAGTCCTTCAAATTCCTCCCTGAGGCTCCTGTTAACAAATCTGCAATCTGTTCCCTTTCCTTGTGGTCCAATTGTTTTGCATATCCCTCCAGGATTTTAGTCCTTTCTTCTCGGTTTGGAAGGGGAAATTTGATTTTTCTGTCAAAACGAGACAAAAGGGCAGAATCAAGGTCCTCTTTACGATTGGTTGCCCCAATGGTGATGGTGCCTGTTTTTTCTGCAAAACCGTCCAGTTTTCGCAGTAAAACACTCAGTAAATTCCTTGTGGCTTCAAAAAGTCCGTCTTCTCGTGAAGTTGCAAGGGAATCAATTTCATCTAAAAATAAAATACACTTTGGAAACAAGGCGGATGCATCAAACACCATCGCCAGGTTTTGAGAAGATTCTCCATAGTACTTACTCAATATGGATTCGATGGGAACATAGACCATGGGCACACCACAAAGATGGGAAACGATTTTTGCCATGCTGGTTTTTCCGACTCCAGGTTCCCCTTCAAATAATACAGCCCTTGGGAGGTTTCCTGTAGGTTTCATACGTGTGAGTTTAGTGATTTCAAGGAATGGTTCTGGTTGTCTGAGGGGGAAAACCAAACTTTCTAAGATTTGTTCTTTTACAGAATCATACCCAAAAACAGAATCAAAACCTAAATCATTCCCTTTTGCTTTCTCTAAAATGGGGTCATACACTTCCACGCCAAGGGGTTCCAAAATAGACCTAGGGTCTTTTGTTGTACCTCCTTCCAATTTCAAAAATTGAAACAAATGGATGATGGTTTGTATTTCTTTTGTGGAAAAATCACCTAACTTCGAACATTCCACTTTGAGATCCGATTTAAACGAAAAACGAATGCGAAATCTCGCCGATAAATTTTTTTGTGGTTCGAATAAGTTGTCACCTAATGTCTGTAAACTTAAGTATCCTTCTTCAAAATTATAAATGCGGAAATTTTCAATGTAGTTCCGAACGATCCCCAGGCAATCTAGGATTTTTTCCTTTCCCACTGCATTTTGGCGGAACCGAAAGATGGTTTCTTCTTTTTCTTGTACAAATTGGTAATTTGCCTGTTTTAACTCTGCGGCAAATAGGTCTTTGGCCTTAAAAAAATCCAAGGCAGGGGTGGAATTGGACATAAGGAACAAAATAGGGAAGATTGGCTTTTTTTTCAAGGAAGGATTTTGATTTCCTCCGACGAATACATTGTAGAGGTTGTAGGATTATGGGTGAAGGTTCACTATCACAAGAAGACATAGACGCGCTACTCGGTGGTTTTAGCGGCGGGAGCACACCTGCGGGTGGTGGTTCTGGCGGAGGTGGCGGTGGACTCGACGACCTGGATGCTTTAGTCGGAGGTGGTGGAGGAGATGACAATGGACCTTCCTTTGCTGACATTGCAGCAGCCCTAGGACCAAGTGCAACCCCAGCTCCAACAAGAGGACAGTCAAAAGCCCAATCCAGTTCAGGTAATAATACTGCAAACCTCAACCTTTTACTAGATGTCACCTTACAACTGACAATTGAACTTGGTAGAACCACAATGTTCATCAAAGATGTTTTACAACTCACTGAAGGGACAGTTGTCGAACTCGACAAAAACATTGGGGAAGAACTCGATATCCTTGCCAATGGAAAACTTGTAGGACGAGGGAAACTGATCGTACTAGATG
Encoded proteins:
- the fliN gene encoding flagellar motor switch protein FliN translates to MGEGSLSQEDIDALLGGFSGGSTPAGGGSGGGGGGLDDLDALVGGGGGDDNGPSFADIAAALGPSATPAPTRGQSKAQSSSGNNTANLNLLLDVTLQLTIELGRTTMFIKDVLQLTEGTVVELDKNIGEELDILANGKLVGRGKLIVLDDYYGIQITQIVDPMERLGGPAFL
- a CDS encoding AAA family ATPase, which gives rise to MSNSTPALDFFKAKDLFAAELKQANYQFVQEKEETIFRFRQNAVGKEKILDCLGIVRNYIENFRIYNFEEGYLSLQTLGDNLFEPQKNLSARFRIRFSFKSDLKVECSKLGDFSTKEIQTIIHLFQFLKLEGGTTKDPRSILEPLGVEVYDPILEKAKGNDLGFDSVFGYDSVKEQILESLVFPLRQPEPFLEITKLTRMKPTGNLPRAVLFEGEPGVGKTSMAKIVSHLCGVPMVYVPIESILSKYYGESSQNLAMVFDASALFPKCILFLDEIDSLATSREDGLFEATRNLLSVLLRKLDGFAEKTGTITIGATNRKEDLDSALLSRFDRKIKFPLPNREERTKILEGYAKQLDHKEREQIADLLTGASGRNLKDYCDYVERRWITKNWKHLEQLTAPGLPFYLESFPDFGWKL